The Eubacterium ventriosum genome includes the window CGGTTTCTTTAAATACTCATCATGATTGCTGGTTCCATATCCTTTAATACTGTACCCTCTATCAACCATGAAGTCATAAATGTCCTTCATATATTTTCTGTCAACCAAAATATCATTATCTGACATCTCTCTTAAGGCAGGATTTGGATAGTATTCCCTAATAATCAAACCTTTCAGTAACAAATACCAAATATTCTTTTCTTCAAAGAATGCAATAATCTCCTCGCGCTCAACATCCATCAAAACATTCTTGTAAACAGCCTGATTCTTTTCCATCTGCCATCTTTGATATATCGGGCTCCTCTTGTCAACATCCGTTCTATCCAAAACTTCTGCCATAAGCGCAGTTAAATTATGTTTCTTGCAAATCTGATATGCTCCCGCCAAATTAGAACAAAATGCCTGGTCCATTTCCTCTCCATTAACATAACTTCTAATAGCATTTATAACATTTATATACTCTTCCAATAGCATTTTCTTCTCCTAATAAAATATTTTTTCAAGCATACATTCTTCCTAAATATCTATTCCGCCAATGCTTTCTGCTCACTCATCACCTTGTCATAATAAGCCTTATATCTATAGATAGTTCTTTCGCTCAATTTTTTTTCTTTTGCAATTTCAGCAATTGACATTCCCGATTCATATAAAACAACAAAATCATTATAAATAGACTGCCACTTATCGTTATGTTTCTGACGTCCGCTTACTTTTCTGGTTCTGTAATATTCCAATTCTTCATTCAGCTTCTGGTTCTCCGCCTCTAATTCCTTAATTCTTTCCAATGCCATTTCTAATGTTTCAATCTTTCTCATAGTAATTTTTCCTTTATCCTTAATACTATGATTTTATTATTTATCATCTTTTTTGTCAATATGATTCTGTCATTTAGGCTATTTTATTCAACAAATTCTCCTAAGAATTTTCAATCGAAAAAACTACAGCCCACGTTTCCGCAAGCTGTAGCCTTTTTAGTTAGATATTATTTTATTGTTTATAATTTTCTATTCAGCTTCCGGTTCAAGTAAGGCCTTCTCGTAAGCTTCAAGAACTATCTTCTGGATATTGTTACGGGTACCTGAGTTGATTGGATGAGCAATGTCTCTGTATTCACCATCTGCTGCTTTTCTGCTAGGCATTGCAATGAATAATCCCTTATCTCCTTCAACTACTTTAATGTCATGTACTACAAATTCATCATCAATAGTAATTGACACAACTGCTTTCATCTTTCCTTCTTTTGTCATTTTTCTAACTCTTACATCTGTAATATTCATAATTATGTCCTTCCTCAATTTCCTGCTTTGAGGTACAGGTGTACCTGTAATACACCTGCGCTTCCTTTCTATTATATTTGCCTAAGTATTTTTATGTACAACCCTTAGATTACTTCTACAAACTATATCTGAAGTTTCTCTCATTAATAATCTGTACTTCGCTATCTTCGCTTCCTAATTTCTCGTTAGGATTAATAGTGCTGTGGCTTTCAACTATACAATTCTCTATTACTGTGTTGTCTCCAATATAAACATCATTAAGAATAATTGAGTTCTTGATTACACAATTGTTTCCAATGTATGCCTGATGGAATACCACGGATCCGTCCACTTCACCGTTAATGATACAACCACTTGAAATTAAGCTGTTTCTTACTTTTGAACCAGGATTATATTTTGCCGGTGGCAAATCAGCCACTTTTGAATATACGTCCGGATACTGTTTAAAGAAGAAATCCCTTACATCCGGTTTAAGAAAATCCATATTACAACTATAATAGTTGTCTATGTTAGAAATATTCTGCCAATAAGAATCAAGATTATAAGCATATATTCTCTTTGTATCTTTGTTTCTGATAATTATGTCGTTTACAAAATCATAATTATCTTCTGCCATACACTGCTCAATTAACTGGATAAGTAATCTTCTTCTGATTACATAAATTCCTGTTGAAATCTTTGAGCTTGTTGTTTCGCCCGGCTTCTCTACAAAATCAACGATTCTGCCGTTAGAATCTGTTGTTACAACACCGTATGCTAAAGCCTTCTCTGTTGAACCGATATCCTTGCAGACAATTGTAATGTCTGCGCCTGTTTCAACATGTCTTTCTAATACTTTGTTGTAATCAAGCTTGTATACTGCATCTGCTGATGCAATAATTGCATATGGTTCATGGCTCTTCTTTAAAAATGCCATATTCTGTGCAATGGCATCTGCAGTTCCCCTATACCAGAATCCATTGTCTGATGTGATAGATGGTGTAAATACAAACAATCCTCCCTGTTTTCTACCAAAATCCCACCATTTAGATGAACTTAAATGTTCATTTAATGACCACGCATTGTACTGTGTTAAAACTGCTACCTTCTGAATATGTGAATTAGACATATTACTTAATGAAAAATCTATAGCTCTATAGCTTCCTGCTATAGGCATTGCTCCAATTGCTCTCTTCTTTGAGAGTTCGCGCATCTTACTGTTATTTCCACCTGCTAAAATTATTCCTATTGCTCTCATTAAATCTCACCTGCCTTAATAATATAGCCACCTGATGGGAGCTTTCCGTCCGGATAATCTGTAATTTCCGTCTTTCCTGATATTGCTACATTCTTTCCAATCTTTACACCATCCGGTATACTTGAACCTTCTCCAATAACAGCAAGTTCACAATTATAAATCTTCTGACTTAACAAGCTGTCTGCATATTCTCCAATGCCGATTTCGCAATCCTGTCCAACTTCAACATTCTCTGCAATAATGGCATTGTAAACCTTAGTTCCTTTTCTAATTATGGTGCCATGCATAATAATGGAATCGTGAACCTCCGCTCCTTCTTCTATCACTACATCCGCACTTATTACCGAGTTATAAACACCGCCGTATATATCACAGCCCTCGCCTACAATACTCTTCTCCACCTCTGCACTGTCTGACAGATACTGTGGTGGTAAAGCATCATTCTTAGTATAAATCTTCCAAAATTCTTCATATAAATTAAATTCAGGCACAATATCAATTAATTCCATATTGGCTTCCCAATATGACTTTAATGTTCCTACATCTTTCCAATATCCTGTATATTCATATGCAAAAATTCTTTTTCCTTCTCTGTGAACATATGGAATAATATGCATGCCAAAGTCACAATTAGGCTGGTCTTTAAGCTTAATCAATGCTTCTCTAAGAACCGGCCAGCTAAATATGTAGATACCCATTGATGCAAGATTACTCTTTGGATGTTCCGGCTTCTCCTGGAACTCTGTAATCTTGTGATCCTCATCTGTAACTACTACACCAAATCTGCTTGCCTCCTCAATTGGAACAGGCATTGCTGCAATTGTAACATCTGCCTTATTAGCCTTATGATAATCAAGCATAACCTCGTAGTCCATCTTATAAATATGGTCACCTGACAAAATAAGTATATAATCAGGATTATATGAATCCATATAGTCTAAGTTCTGGAAAATGGCATTGGCTGTACCTGTATACCATTCAGTGTTCTTACTTTTTTCGTATGGCGGAAGAACCGTAACGCCTCCAATATTACGATCTAAGTCCCATGAAATACCAATTCCAATATGGGAGTTAAGTCTAAGTGGCTGATACTGTGTTAAAACACCTACTGTATCAATGCCTGAGTTAATGCAGTTACTAAGTGGAAAATCAATAATCTTATACTTTCCTCCAAATGCCACTGCAGGTTTTGCAACTTTTGCTGTTAAAACACCGAGACGGCTTCCCTGTCCTCCTGCTAACAGCATTGCAATCATTTCTTTTTTAATCATGTCCCTCACCTCGCTGCGAATAATTGATAAGTTAATTATAGCACTAACCCCCTTTCAATAAAAGAGTTTCAATGAATTTTATTGTGTATTTTTTCTCTAAATTTCTTGTTTTTTCTACATGTGTTATGCAAAATTACCAATTTCTTTATTACTTTTTCGTGTTTTTTATTATTTCATTAATTTTTTTATTATTTTTTCAAAAGAGTTTTTATTTTCCTGTTTTTTTTCTTTTTTCAGTCTTTAAAAATAAATCATTTAAGAGTATACTTAATTAATAAGTAGAAAGGCGTTTTCGTCTTTTAATTTTTTTCTTAAGAAAGGATGAAATAAACAACTATGTACGAACTAGATTTTAATACTCCGGCAAAGATCCATTTTACAGGAATTGGCGGAATTAGTATGAGCGGACTTGCAGAGATTATGCTTTCTAAAGGCTTCACTGTTACAGGCTCTGATTCAAGAGAATCTGAAATAACTAAACACCTTGAATCTCTTGGAGCAACTATTTACTATGGCCAGAAGGCTTCTAATGTGGCTGCCGATACAGAAGTTTTGATATATACTGCTGCAGTTAAGGCTGACAACCCTGAACTTGTAGCTGCTACAGAGATGAATATTCCTCTTTTGACAAGAGCTGAGTTTTTAGGTCAGATTATGAAGAATTACCATACTGCCATCGGTGTTTCAGGAACTCATGGCAAGACTACAACAACTTCAATGCTTTCACAGATTATGCTTGAAGCAAATACCGACCCTACTATTTTGGTTGGTGGAATTATGCCGGCAATTAA containing:
- the glgD gene encoding glucose-1-phosphate adenylyltransferase subunit GlgD, coding for MRAIGIILAGGNNSKMRELSKKRAIGAMPIAGSYRAIDFSLSNMSNSHIQKVAVLTQYNAWSLNEHLSSSKWWDFGRKQGGLFVFTPSITSDNGFWYRGTADAIAQNMAFLKKSHEPYAIIASADAVYKLDYNKVLERHVETGADITIVCKDIGSTEKALAYGVVTTDSNGRIVDFVEKPGETTSSKISTGIYVIRRRLLIQLIEQCMAEDNYDFVNDIIIRNKDTKRIYAYNLDSYWQNISNIDNYYSCNMDFLKPDVRDFFFKQYPDVYSKVADLPPAKYNPGSKVRNSLISSGCIINGEVDGSVVFHQAYIGNNCVIKNSIILNDVYIGDNTVIENCIVESHSTINPNEKLGSEDSEVQIINERNFRYSL
- a CDS encoding helix-turn-helix domain-containing protein; amino-acid sequence: MRKIETLEMALERIKELEAENQKLNEELEYYRTRKVSGRQKHNDKWQSIYNDFVVLYESGMSIAEIAKEKKLSERTIYRYKAYYDKVMSEQKALAE
- the spoVG gene encoding septation regulator SpoVG, whose amino-acid sequence is MNITDVRVRKMTKEGKMKAVVSITIDDEFVVHDIKVVEGDKGLFIAMPSRKAADGEYRDIAHPINSGTRNNIQKIVLEAYEKALLEPEAE
- a CDS encoding glucose-1-phosphate adenylyltransferase, which produces MIKKEMIAMLLAGGQGSRLGVLTAKVAKPAVAFGGKYKIIDFPLSNCINSGIDTVGVLTQYQPLRLNSHIGIGISWDLDRNIGGVTVLPPYEKSKNTEWYTGTANAIFQNLDYMDSYNPDYILILSGDHIYKMDYEVMLDYHKANKADVTIAAMPVPIEEASRFGVVVTDEDHKITEFQEKPEHPKSNLASMGIYIFSWPVLREALIKLKDQPNCDFGMHIIPYVHREGKRIFAYEYTGYWKDVGTLKSYWEANMELIDIVPEFNLYEEFWKIYTKNDALPPQYLSDSAEVEKSIVGEGCDIYGGVYNSVISADVVIEEGAEVHDSIIMHGTIIRKGTKVYNAIIAENVEVGQDCEIGIGEYADSLLSQKIYNCELAVIGEGSSIPDGVKIGKNVAISGKTEITDYPDGKLPSGGYIIKAGEI